In the Triticum aestivum cultivar Chinese Spring chromosome 2B, IWGSC CS RefSeq v2.1, whole genome shotgun sequence genome, tgacatgttctcgtcgaagcatgcgtcggtcattttgtgttttaccttcatctccagagccatgagcgttactttcaggcgggtatcctcgggcctgcatccttcatacaatggagtaaccgcgtctaactcaagttgatccatcttggctttctctcgggcggcagctcttgcgttatccgtctgcttgagaagcagctcttgaatatgagggtcctgcacccagcccatcgatggtccagcgtcgtctgctccgccggcatcatcatcttcatgatcatgcccgtcgtctgctccggcatcttcctcatcatcatgtcctgcatcttctacatgatgactgtgtacagcatcaccgtcgtgatcatctcctggggattcttcgtcttctcgcccgcccgagccgcggtggttgtcttgctgcccttcctcatttcttgcccggcccccatggacgacttcgtagtcatcttcatcaccttgccaccgatagccatccatgaaaccacgcaagagcaggtggtcccgcacctgcccggaatccgggtccgcaataaggctcttcagcttgcatcttcgacacggacatcttatctccgtctcgttcttttgaagcatctcggccttcgcggacctcaaaaacctattcacgatgccttcggtcatcgtgcggaccatggtcgcctgcggggtagagcaaaacgatattttagaaccaagaaaatttttggcatgactttccctaaaaataggaccaaaaagaatgcttaatgccaaaattctcgccgaaacggaaatgaatcaacattccggcaaaatattggcaactatcgcatttcaaataccggtacacctccaaacacaaacacatatgcaacaccacaaacatatgcaacaccacgaacatacatagatctagctaggccataaaaagtgcatgtgcacattgttgtagggagaacaacataaatatagcttccccccttacttacctatcaaaacaaggtaatttaaccacttaatttgaatgaatctatggtggaaatgaggtgaaaaagaggaggcacccgagacaaggaggaggcggtggagagaatgaagtggggggaaagtgagtgtgggtaggagaggctgtccaaaatatcttgttgctgcccacttactaatggcgcaccaaccacaaatgcgccattagtaatccaggttactaatggcgcaccttctggtggtgcgccattagtagttttgcaaaaaaaaaacatactaatggcgcactgctccagagtgcgccattactagtttaaactagtaatggcgcacggtagagaagtgcgccattagtagttttacaaaaaaaggaataaaaaatataataaaaaacaacattagtggcgcacttttcgacaggtgcgccattactagttacaactagtaatggcgcacttcatctggatgcgccattagtatgtttggataggcgcactagttcaaaaaaaattgatactaatggcgcaccttgggccaggtgcgccattagtagtttcaacactaatggcgtagcagaaggtggtgcgccattagtatatactaatggcgcatggcccgtctggtgcgccattagtgtcaatcccatctatagccctttttctagtagcgcaatgtgtttttgattttttttgtctaGATTAAGGTCATCTATTGAGTCGAATTTACCCCTTATTTGTGTTGTTTGTCCTACATATTTTTGTATGTTGCCACAGTTAAATCAATGAAATTGTTGCTAGCAGATTGAATGACCCGGGCAAGATAAAATTGATAGAACATTATCATCCAAAATCTGAAAGATCTGGTAAGAAGAATACACTTTCTTAGGCATTTTATTATGTTCTACTCCTTCCGTTTGTTTTTATAAGACGTTTCAGACAGCTTGCTTTCTACTATTTTGAACAGTGTTTGaatgtctaaaacgtcttataaaaatgaacagaggTAGTACTTGAAACTGTAATTCTAGTTTTGTTATTGTAGGTTATTGAGCCCTGGTGTCTGATAATGTGTTTTGGAATTTGAGAATGGAAGACATACTTTTCAAGAAATTTTGTCGTTTATTTTAACATTATATTGAGCAGTGTGACTGTTGAATCTTTTTAACCTTTTATAAATCGACTTCTATTATGTTTGGTAATCCGTGTTACAAGCTATGAAACACACCTTTATTTAACGCATCGGTTGCTAGATTCTTTTGCAATGGTTAAGTGGTGCATCAGGGTAAGATTAGCTCCGGCTCCGCCCCTGCAAGACACATTCAGGGATTTAGGCATGGGGTTCGTTTGCACTGAGCTTTACAATCTCAGGGTCTAAAATAGACTTCACTCCTTCTACTCAGGCTCAAATAGAGACGCTCTCAGTCTAATAAAAAATACTCCAAAATTTATGAATATGAGAGTCGCAGGGAAGATCGATCGATCAACGAATTTTGTGACTACGGGCGGCCTCCTTGGGACTAGGCATACGTGTTGGTTGGGACACAAATCGAGAAACACATTAACACGGGAGGTACTAGCGCGCTGGAATGCTGGATGGATTTATTAATTAGAGTATTAATTAGCGAGACGAGTGACACAAGATATATACCGGCCGGCTGGCGAGGAAGGAAGATACTATGAGACGATCAAGACCGGCTTGTAGTATAGGAGTACTGTTGTTCAACGGACTTGTGGTCGGCAAGAATGTCCACACGCGCGGCGCTCGAGAACTTGACGCTGGCGGACGCCGATGCCCTCGACTGCGGTGTCTGCTGCCTCCCGCTCAAGCCGCCCATCTTCCAGGTACGTATACGTactcgcacgcacgcacgcgccgACCCCCGTCCGTCTCTCCTTCCGCCCGAGCGCTAATCGTACGTAGTAACAAGATAAACCTGCCATGTCTCCGGCCCTGCAGTGCGGGGTGGGGCACGCGCTGTGCGAGCAGTGCCGCGGCAAGCTGGCCTCGGCGCGAACCTGTCACGTGTGTCGCGCTCCGATGGCCGACGGCTACCGCCGGAACCACGACTTGGAGCGGCTGGTGGAGTCCATCCGCGCGCCCTGCCCCAACGCCGCCTACGGATGCGCCGCCAGACCGGTCTACTACGACGGGCCCCGCCACCTCGAGGACTGCCTCCACGCGCCGTGCCACTGCCCCGAGGAAGCCTGCGGCTTCGTCGGCTCCACGGAGATGCTGCTGGCCCACTTCGCCGGAGAGCACGAGTGGCCGTGCACCAGCGGCGTCCGCGCCGGGGAGTCCTTCTCCGTGGACCTCGAGGACGGCTTCAACGCCGTCACCGTCGGGGACGGCGCCAGGGAGCTGCTGTTCCTGGTGATGGCGTCGCCCGTGTACCTCGGACGCGCCATCTCCGCTGTATGCGTGTGCCCCCGAACTGACGGCGGCGATGAGATCTTCTACGGGATCGAGCTCGAGTTCGAAAGATTAGGCGGCTGGTATGGTGAGCGCCTGAAATCTTTTTTCAACGTGGAATGCACGAATCTCTCCAGTGGCCTACCCGATCCCGACGACCGCTTCCAGTTCCTCCTGCCCAATTCTGTCAAGCCATATGAGGCGGTAACTATCAAGATCGAAGCCTGCATTTACACCGAGATACAGTAATAATTCGTTGATGTCTGCTAGCTAGTGTTAGTGTGTTACGAATCGCACTAGTCGTCGGGCTGCATTGCATGCCAACGTTGTGTTTCATTCATGGTGAACCATTCGAagtagggcaatttgaggaaatgCCACACTTTTCCTGGTACTTTGCTCCTATAGCACACCTTTCATTTTATTAGATTAAATACCACACTTTATATTGATAACTAGATAAAACACCACAGAATGGATTTTTTCCTTCGTTTCCACGTCCAGACCCACCCTTCATATTTAATAAGACGGATTTGCCCTCCGAGTCGTTTCCATCGAACCTTTCCTGGTCTTATGAAACGATGAATCCACATGAGATAAATAGATAAAGCAGTGCGCCGCTGCCTCGTCATGCCTCCTCCGGTCCTCCTGAACGCTGCCGCCTCGCCATGCGTCCTCCCCGGtgagccgccgcctcgccgtgccTCCTCCCCGGCGAGCCGCCCGTTCCTATGCAGGAAGCAGCGCCGTCCGCCGCGCTCCAGCCCCTCCGCCTTGCGAGAGAAGAGAGGCGCCGGCTCTTGAAGTGCCCCTGCAGCACGCGCCCCGTCCAGGTGTAGCTGTACAAGCCTGCTAACTGTTGGTGGCTGTACTGGCTGTCTGTTGGTCGTTGTACATGCATGTTGGCTGGAGCTGCTCGTTGCTCAAATTATTAGCTTTTTAGCATATGGCTCAACTAAAAAACTAGTGGCACAGACTAACAACTTTGTACGTGCTGATGGTTTAGATGTAGGAACTGTTACAAGAGGATATGGAAGCTTCTTCATATGGATGTAATCAAACTTCAGATTGAATGGATGTAACACGTTTTGATGTTTAGTTTAGTGGATATGGGAGAGGAGTGGCAAGCTGTTGGGCGGTGGCAGAACGTACGTGCATGGGAGGAGAAGAAGCAGTATGAATCACAGCGAGGCGGCAGCGCGCCGGGAAGGAGGAACGGCGATGTAGTGTTCTGGGATAGGAGGCACGTtgaggcggcggcgcggtgctTCGTTCTAGTCAGCTGCGTTCATCGTTTCTCCTTTTTTTGATCTGTTGATCGTGGAAACGGCCTGAGGGTAAATCTGTCCTGCACAAATTTGTTGTGGGTCTGGGTGTGGAAAAGAAGGGGGAAAATCAATTTGTGGTATTTTGTCCAACTATCAATCAAAGATGTGCTATTTACTCCAATAAAAAGAAAGGTGTGGTATAGGAGCAAAGTGCCAGGAAAGCCGTGGCATTTTCTCAAATTGCTCTTCGAAGTATTTGATTGATATTCCCGTCACTCGAATCCTACCAATCAAAAGGCTCTGAAGTTGTATGCAAGAAAAAGGCTATTTAGTATGTTGTCTTTTCACCAGCTCAATCTTTTATACTTCATCTGTTCCAAAATATAGGCCGTTTTAGCTTGCTAAAACGACTTATATTATGAATGAAACGGAGTGAGTATGAACTAAAGCAAGTGCAAAGCCATCCGATGAACCGGATGGTACATAATGCGCTTCGATGAACTGGATGTGTACGTTGCTCTATCAAAGGAGACAGGTTCCCAACCACGGCACATTCAACTTAATTCATCATACACTGACGCCACGGGTTGAAAAAAGGGCATCATACTCGTACACACGTCAAACTGCCCGAATATAGAGAAACATATCCATTAGCACACTGTAAATTTATTTGCATAGACATGGAACAAATCACGACACAACCACCAGTACCAGTAAATATCAAAGATTTTTGCAAGGTTTCACTGCAACGATCCCGTTCATGATACAAGGGGACAACTGGCATCCTGAATATGCAGATTCTTCTCAACAACAGACACGGAAACAAATGGACTAAAGACGCAGATTTATGTTCATAAACACTATAAATAACTGAGCAAGCACACGGATGTAGGAGAGTTGGAACCAAGTTTGCCGCCAAATGCTGGTAATGCCGCCAAGGCAAATGCACCTTGGGACGAGTGTGTATGCACATACAGGGAAGCTTCGGAAACTGCGCTTGCACCGAGGCTGGAGATATGGGAGAGCCTGCGTCAGTCGTCCGCTGTATGTTGCTTGCATCCCCTAGGACCAAAATGCTGCGACGTCTTGAGGACGACCTTCCGGCACAATGCACAGAAGTGCCGTTGGCATGCCCAGCAGTATAGATGGTTGTTGTTTCCGATCTGCAGAGAGTTACCAAAGCAAATACAGAATCATGAGGAAGAGCAAAGTATTCGTGCAATGCAGAAAGAAAAATGAAATTACAAAGCTGAAGTCGTTAAGATCTATGAATTCACACCCATAAAAGAATATCTGTGAATTCACTAGGAGTATGTGGGGAGTGGTTATAGCCTGACATCTGTTGGCTGAAGCAAGAAAAGGTACACTGACCTAAACATCACGCTGATTTAATTGCTAGTTAATTATGACTCGGAAGTTATTTGCAACTGAAGCGGAACAAACAGTTAAACTAAGTAATCATGACTAGAGGTGAAAGCACCACCACTGGAGTAAAAATCCTGAATGGCAACTTTTTTCTTAAGAAACAAATTAACCACAAGCAGTTGTACGTGAAGTAGCACATTTTGGTTTCTTGACGCAAAATGCAGGCAATTGCATCATTCTCATGATTACTAGAGATGCTGCTCCTGAGATACCTTCACAAATAAAGGATTTTGACAGTACCTTTGGAATTGGGTTGCGGCAAGTAGGACATGGGTAACCATATTCTCCTTCGAAGATTTCAGCCTGCGCTTGCGCAACTACTTGGCGTTGTTGCCTTTGATTCATTTGCATTTCCCATCTATCAATTTCCTCCTGATCAAATACCACACAATCACCCCTGGAGGCAACAACATGATTATTTGTCAAGTCACAGCTATGCCAATGAACAAAATTAGATATTACTGAAAGGGAACTTACTTGAAATGATCGTATCCACTGATTGCAGCATTACACTGGTAGCAGAAGAACCGCCCGCAGTTCCAACAGGTCATCTTATTGCATCCTTCTATCTTAGATATAGCCATCTTGCATCGTGGACACTGTTTTGCATCCTTCAAAATTTCCTTGATGCTGCGTACTTCATCCACAACCTTCTGGATATCTCCCTTCACTTGGCCAGACTTTTGACGTCTCTGTGTGAAATAAAAGTTAGCAAGTTAGCATCCCTGACAAAATGGCCCCAGATATATAAACATATATGACTTTCTCTGGGAAGAATGGTGTCATTGTTACTGAAGTTGGTCAAAATGTAAATTCTCTTCAACTTAATCATCCAGTTGATGGATAGAAGAAAAACACATGTACATCAATACTTGCAGACACCTAGCCATGAAGTGCAGTAACTGTTTTAAAAAATGGTCAAAAGGCATTCAGATCACGATAAAATATGTTGGTAACTAAATCATACTTATCTATCAAACCTAAAACTACAATTAGAACCAGTCACCAGGTAACCTCTTAGATTCAGGACTCATATTTAGAACCATATCGTAAAGCAATCACTTTAGAAACTTTCCATGTGAGTCACTAGTAGTAGATACGACATCCCCAGATCCTCTTAACTGCACCCGAGGCCTATCTGCTTCTGATAGCCACCATACATGCCTCACCATGTCGCCAATCTCCATCCTACCAGATCTCACAATTGGCCAGTATGTAGTAAATCGGTAATTTCTTGGCATGAATTTGTATCTCGTCATTTGTTGGAATGGTTATGCTAATCTATGTCAGTATCTATTGAGAACCTTGCTGCTAGTGTTAGTAAACATTTTCTATTAGTTCACGCTCAGGGACCGCAGGACATGATTTGCCAACCATGGCCTACTGAACCATAATTGGATATAATTAAACAAATTGCAAAACAACTAGATGTGTGTGTGGGatgtgggtgggggtggggggggggggcactgtgctactccctccgttcctaaatgtaatgTGTATTGTTTTGTGCCCTTAAACAAGTCACAGATTAAAAGGTGAATTTGAGACAATAGTACCCCTAACTAATTCGGTAATAAAAGAAACTAATTTAGTAGTACATGCCATGATCCATGCATGGCATTCATATCTCCAATAATTCCAGATGGTCATATGGCACACAACATGGAAAAAATAAATCAGAAAGATACTCCGCGTAATTAACTACCAAAAGGAAGCAGAATT is a window encoding:
- the LOC123039382 gene encoding putative E3 ubiquitin-protein ligase SINA-like 6 encodes the protein MSTRAALENLTLADADALDCGVCCLPLKPPIFQCGVGHALCEQCRGKLASARTCHVCRAPMADGYRRNHDLERLVESIRAPCPNAAYGCAARPVYYDGPRHLEDCLHAPCHCPEEACGFVGSTEMLLAHFAGEHEWPCTSGVRAGESFSVDLEDGFNAVTVGDGARELLFLVMASPVYLGRAISAVCVCPRTDGGDEIFYGIELEFERLGGWYGERLKSFFNVECTNLSSGLPDPDDRFQFLLPNSVKPYEAVTIKIEACIYTEIQ